GCACAGCCGGCTCGCGCAGCGCGTGCTGGTCGAACTGGCCCACGCGCCCTACCGCAACGAAAACGACCTCTACGCCATCGCGAGCGGCGTGGCCTGGGAAATCTGGTTCACACCCAGGCAGACCTTCAAGATCGAGACCACGGCGCAGCACAGCCCGCTGCAGAGCCTGAACTTTGCCACCTTGCGCATCAAGGACGCCATTGCCGACCGCTTCCGCGCCAAGGCCGGCGGCGTGCGCCCGAGCATCGAGACCCAGTGGCCCGACTGCCGCGTGTTCGCCCACCTGACCACCGAGCACTGCACGCTCTACATCGACACCTCCGGCGAGCCGCTCTTCAAGCGCGGCTGGCGGCAGGACAAGGGCGACGCGCCGCTGAAGGAAACCCTGGCCGCCGCCATGCTGGCCGCGAGCGGCTGGTGGAACCCCGAAACCGGCGCCGTGGCCGCCGAGCCGCTGTACGACCCCTGCTGCGGCAGCGGCACGATCGCCATCGAGGCGGCGCAGATCGCGCGCGGCATTCCGGCCGGGTCGCTCAGGCGCTTCGGCTTCGAGAAGCTGCTGCCGTTCCAGGCGCACGTGTGGGACGCCATCAGGAAGGAAGCCGCATCGTCGGCGGTGCCGCGCAATGTCGCCATCTTCGGCTCCGACGTCTCGCACCGCATGGTCGACTTTGCCGAGCGCAACGCGGAGCGCGCCGGTGTCGCCGACGCCATCGAATTCCGCGGCGGTGACGCGCTGCAGCGCATGCCGCCGGCCGAGGGCGGCGTGATCATGCTCAACCCGCCGTACGGCGAGCGCATCGAGGTCGGCGGCGTGGCCGGCACGGGCCGCTCGGGCGCGCGCGAATCGGCGCAGACCGAAGCGGGTGAAAGCGGCGACGGCGGCGAATTCTTCCCACAGCTCGCCACCCACTGGAAGAAGAACTACGCCGGCTGGACCGCCTGGGTGCTCACGCCCGACCTGAAGCTGCCCAGGCAGATGCGCCTGAAGGAGTCGCGCCGCGTGCCGATGTGGAACGGGCCGATCGAGTGCCGGCTGTTCCGCTTCGACATGGTTGCGGGTTCGGCCAGGAAGTAGCCCCGCGCGCACTCGCGGGTGCGCGCCTTCACGCAGAGCCATGCCCGTTCCAGAATCCGGCCTCGTCGTCATCGACACCAACATCGCGCTCGACCTGCTGGTCTTCGAAGACCCCGCCTGGGTGCCGCTGATCGCCCTGCTGGCCGCGGGCGAACTGCGCTGGCTCGCAACGGCCGCGATGCGCGCCGAACTCGAGCGCGTGCTCGGCTACCCGCTGATCGCCCGGCGCATGGCGCAGCGCCGCCTGCAAGTGCCCGCCGTGCTGGCGGACTTCGATGCGCGGGTACGCATGGTCGAAGGCGTTCCATCGCGCGCACCCTGCGTCTGCAGCGACCCCGACGACCAGGTCTTCATCGACCTTGCGGTGGCGCACCGCGCACTGCTGCTCAGCAAGGACCGCGCGGTGCTGTCGATGAAAAAGCGGCTCGCGCTGCGCGGCGTGGTGGTGCAGGCGGCGCTCGGGCCCTGACTGCACCCACAGTCTCGGCCGATTGCCGCTGCGCGCCGAGAAGCGCGAAATCCAGCGGCTTGCTACTTCCTTCTCATCGACACCTGCCAGGGGCGGTGTTAGCTTTCCGGCAAGGCGAGGATGGTTGCGGCGAACGGGTATCGCAGTTCCTTGCCTTGTGCGGCCCTGGCGCCACCCTTCAGCACTTGTTTCGACGGGAAATCATGCAACCATCTTTCGCGACGCTCTGGGCGAATCATCCGGTGATCAAGGGAGACAGCGCCTTGCTGGACAAGGACGTTTACAAGGACCAATGTGCGATCAATGTTGGCGCTGCCTTTATTCGGTCGAACATGAGCCTCGACGGATTTCGGGGCGTCTACTCCTGGCAAAAAGACAAGCCGAAGTATCCGATTCGGGCGCAAGAGTTGGCGAACTGGCTGGATTCAGGCACCTCGGGGTTTATGTCTCGCACCGAAAAATACATGGGAAAAGAAGGCTTCGAGAAAATCGCCAACCGCACTGGAATCGTGTTCATCCAGAACTATTGGGGTGAAGGGCGGCAAGGCGACCATATCGATCTCTGGAATGGATCGCGCATGACGGAACTCATGTCATATTTCCGTGTTCAGTGGCACCTTTCTTGGGAGGGGGCCATCAATGACATGCGTCTGGCGCGAGCCATATGGTTTTGGCAGGTTCTATGAAAATCCTACTTCGCCTCATCTGCATTGTGCTAGGAGGGCTGGCGTTGAGTTTTGTTGTGGCAAAGGGAGTGCTTGTGCCCATTGGCCAGTGGTACGAAATGAACAAGGCTCAAAGCGAGAGCGATCTAACTCAAGCTTTTGTAATCGCCCTTGCTGTGCAGGCAATTTGCGCCATCGTGGGTGGCTGGCTAGGCGACCGGGTGTTTCGCAAATGGCGGCAGAAGCAACTTGATCGTCAATAACCCATAGTGCATCTCTTGGGAGGGGGCATCCTTGAAATGCGCCATATGGTTTTGGTCGGCCCAATGAAAACACTCATTCGCCTGCTCTGTATTTTCGCCGGAGCGATTGCGCTCAGTCTTGTTTTCTACAAGCTCATTGGCCTTGTGGGCCATAGGTATGAGCTTAACTTTGCGAAGAACGACGGTGACCTAGGCCAAGCGTACTTGGTCGCGCTCGCCGTTCAATTCCTCGCCTTGATAGTGGGCGGCTGGCTCGGCGACCGTGCATTCCGCAAATGGCGCCACAAGCAGCTCAGCCGCCAACAGCGTCTCTGACAACCGCTGCTAGTTCTGGAGCGCAGCGGGCGGCGCCAGGTGCCAGCGCCCCAGCAGCCGCGCCACCGCGCGCACACGCTGCGTATCCCGCCCCCACCGCCGGCTCGCGGGCAGCTTCTGCGCCCATTTCATGCGCCGCGCCGCCTCGGCGATGCGCCCGCGCACTTCTGCGTCCACCTCGACCAGCGCGGCGTGCCAGTGCTGGCCGGCGGCTTCGGGCGCGGCGGCCTCCAGCATCATGGCCGTGGAGTGCAGGTAGCTGAGCCAGTCGCGGGCCTGGCACTCGGCCAGGGTCATGACCTCGGACGGATCGTCCTCGAAGTCGATGTAGCCGATCACGCCGTCGGGGCACTGCACCAGGTTGCGGTCGAAGGCCTGGCTCAGGTGCTGGCCGCATACGTGGACGACGGCGATCGCGGCCAGCCCTTCGCGCCACACTGCGAGCAGCGCGGCCGGCCCGGCCGCGGCCGCATGGTCGAGCCGCTCCTGCAGCACGACGGTGGCGCGGCCGCTTTGGCCGAGGTCTGAGATCAGCAGGCCGTCGGGCTGCTGCGCCAGCACCGCCGGCACGCGCAGGCCGGCGGCTGCGAGCTGCCGCAGGCGCCGCGCCTCGGTGGCGATGGCGGCCTCGCCGCCGGGGTTGGGCACCGGCTTGATGATGTCCAGCCGGGCCATGCGCGCGACCGCCGCCATCACGCGGTAGCCCCACTTGCCGTGCCGCGGACCGGCCTTCTTGAGCCACACGCGCTCGCTGCCCAGCCGGTGGCTGGCCACGTTCTTCTGCTGCTTGGGCAGCATGAGGCGCAGGAACTCGGCGTAGTCGCCGGGCGCCGGCGCGAAGGGCTGCGCGTCCAGCGGCGCGGGCGCGGAGGCCGCGCCCTTGGCGCTGTGCAGCCGCGTCGAAGCGCCGCGTCGCAAGGGGTTCATGCGGCCAGCGGAAGATTCGACACCAGGCCGTGCGGCCCCTGTGTCAGGGGCTGGAAGCTCTCGGCGCTGGCCAGCGGCCAGTAGGTGCGGAACACGTTGTGCTGCTTGTCGAGCGAGCCGAGCAGCGCGCCCGGCTGCACCTGCATCACCAGGTTGCTCAACAGGCGCACCTCGGTGTCGGAAATGCGCCGCACGATGTGGTGCGCCGTGATCTGCTGCGGATGGTCGAGGCCGGCGGCCTGCACCAGCTCCTGCAGCGCATGCAGCGTGCTGCGGTGGAAGTTGCGCACGCGCTCGGCCTTGGTCGGCACCACCAGCGCCTGCTGGCGCAGCGGGTCCTGAGTGGTCACGCCGGTGGGGCAGTGGCCGGTGTGGCAGCTTTGCGCCTGGATGCAGCCCAGGGCCATCATGAAGCCGCGCGCCGCATTGCACCAGTCGGCGCCCAGCGCCATCATGCGCGCCACGTCGAAGGCCGTGATCACCTTGCCGGCGCAGCCCAGCTTGATGCGGTGGCGCAGGTTCACGCCGACCAGCGTGTTGTGCACCAGCAGCAGGCCTTCCTGCAGCGGCGCGCCCACGTGGTCGCTGAACTCGACCGGCGCGGCGCCCGTGCCGCCTTCGGCGCCGTCCACCACGATGAAGTCGGGCGTGATGCCCGTCGCCTGCATGGCCTTGACGATCGCGAACCATTCCCACGGATGGCCGAGGCAGAACTTGAAGCCGGTCGGCTTGCCGCCCGAAAGCTCGCGCAGCCTGGCGACGAAATGCATCATCTCGATGGGCGTGGCGAACGCGCTGTGCGACGACGGCGAAACGCAGTCGATGCCGATCGGCACACCGCGCGCGGCCGCGATCTCGGACGTGACCTTGGGTGCGGGCAGCACGCCGCCGTGCCCGGGCTTGGCGCCCTGGCTCAGCTTGATCTCGATCATCTTCACCTGCGGATCGCGCGCATTGGCGCTGAAGCGCTCGGCGTTGAACGTGCCGTCCTCGTTGCGGCAGCCGAAGTAGCCCGAGCCGATCTCCCAGATCAGGTCGCCGCCATGCACGCGGTGGTGCTGCGAAATGGAGCCTTCGCCGGTGTCGTGCGCAAAGCCGCCCAGCCTCGCGCCCTGGTTGAGCGCGAGGATCGCATTGGCCGACAGCGCGCCGAAGCTCATGGCCGAGATGTTGAATACGCTCGCGCTGTACGGCTGCGTGCAGGGATGGTGGGACGCCGCCCCGGCGGCGCCCGATGGCGGCGGATTCGCGTCGGCGGTATGCGGCGTGCCGCCGATCACGATGCGGAAATCGTGGTTCTCGAGCTTCGTGGGCTGCATCGAATGGTTGATCCACTCGTAGCCCGCGATGGTCACGTCGAGCTGCGTGCCGAAGGGCCGGTTGTCGGGCTCGCCCTTGGCGCGCTGGTACACCAGCGAGCGCTGCGCGCGCGAGAACGGCGCCGCTTCGGAATCGCTCTCGATGAAGTACTGCCGCATTTCCGGCCGGATGAATTCGAGCAGGAAGCGCAGGTGGCCGATGACCGGATAGTTGCGCAGGATGGCGTGGCGCGCCTGCCGCAGGTCGTGCACGCCGGTGCCGGAAAGGGCCGCGAAGACGGCCACGCCCACCCAGGCCAGCCACAGGTGGGGCGACACCAGCACCAAGGCGATGCAGGCCGCCAGGCCGACCACGCACAGGGCGAAAGCGCTGTAGCGCGTCGGGAACGGAATAATCGTGGGCATAGAAATAGGGTCGACCGGAGCCTGCTGCATCATAGAGGGCTGCCCCGAACTTGCCATGATGAACACCAACGACACCCCACAGGCCGCAGCGCCAGCCGCCGCCCCCCTCGGTCCCGACGATTTCGACGCCCTCGACCAAGCGCTGGACGCCATGCGCGAGCACGACGAGGAAATTCCCCAGTGGGAGTTCTGCGAAGGCTTCATGGCCGCGCTGATCTGCACCCGCCGGTCCATCGAGCCCGCCGAATACTGGCCCGTGCTGCTGGGGGAGGGCTTCGTGCCGGCCCAGCACATGGAGTTCGTCTGGAACTGGAAGCGCCGCTGGCTCGAAATCGAGCAAGGCCTGGACGCCGACGTGCAGTCGCTCGACGACGAGCGCAGCTGGCAGCCCGAGGTGCTCGACACCCGCGGCGCCATTGCCTCGCTGCCCGAGGAAGAGCGCGCCGAGGTGGCGGGCGAGGAAATTCCCTCGTTCGCGCAGGTCTGGGCGCTGGGCTTCATGTACGCGGTCGAGAACTGGCCCGAGGACTGGGCCCCGCCGCGCGACAAGGAAGCCGCCCAGATGCTCGACGACGCGCTCGACAACATCGTGGCGCTGACCGAGGACGACAAGGCCAAGCCCACGCTTTCGATGTTCAGCGACGACGGCCCGCCGAGCGTGAGCCAGCAGCGGCTGGACGATTTCGGCGCCGCCATCTGGGCCGTGTACGACCTGCGCCAGCTCTGGAAGAGCCTGGGGCCGAAGGTCGAGACCGTGCGCAAGGAAGCCACGCCCGGCCGCAACGACCCCTGCCCCTGCGGCAGCGGAAAAAAATACAAGAAGTGCCACGGTGCCTGACAGCGGCTCTGCCGGCGCACGGCTGACGCCACGCGCGGCGTGGGTCATGGTGCTGGCGCTGTGCGCCGGGGTGGCGCTGAGCCAGGCCTTCCGTACCGTGGGCGCCATCATGGCGAGCCCGCTGCAGGCCGACTTCAGGCTGTCGGCCCAGGCGCTGGGCATTTTCTCGGGCGCCTTTCATTTCGCGTTTGGCGCGATGCAGCTTTTCATGGGCATCGGCATCGACCTGCATGGCGTGCGGCGCACGGTGCTGGTGGCTTTTCCGGTCGCCATCGCGGGCGCGCTGCTGTCGGCGCTGTCGCCGAGCTACCCGGTGCTGGTGGCGGGGCAGGCGCTGATCGGCATCGGCTGCGCGCCGGCCTTCCTGGTGTGCACCGTGTTCATCGCACGGTACTTTCCGGCCGCGCGCTTCGCCACCGTCTCGGGCCTGGTGCTGGCCATCGGCGGCCTCGGCATGCTGGCCACCGGCACGCCGCTCGCGTGGCTGGTGCAGGCGTACTCCTGGCGCGCGGGCTTCCTGGTGCTGGCCGTGGCCTCGGCATTGGCGTGGCTTGCGATCTGGCGCTGGGTGCGCGAGCCCGCCTCGGCGGTGCCGAAGGCGAACGAGTCCATTCCCGAGGCCATCCGCCAGTTCGGCGCGCTGCTCGCAATGCCGCACACGCTCGGCATCGTGGTGCTCGGCGCCGTGACCTACGCCGCCTTCATCTCGCTGCGCGGGCTCTGGCTCGGGCCGCTCATGATGGAGCGCCACGGCTACTCGCTGGTGCAGAGCGGCAATGTCGCCATTGCGGTGTCGGTGATCTCGCTGTTCGGTGCGCCGCTGTTCGGCCGCTTCGACCGCGACGGGGCCGCGCGCCGCCGCTGGATCGTGGTCTGCGCGCTCGGCTATGCGGCCCTGTTCGCGCTCATCGCCTTCACGCGCTCGGCCTGGCTGGACATTGGCGGCATGGTGCTGATCGGCGTGCTCTCGGGCTTCATCGTCTGGCAGTACGCCGACGTGCGCGTGGCCTATCCGGCGACGCTCACGGGCCGCGCGATGGCGGTCTTCACCATGGCGATGTTCCTTGGCGTCGCGCTCATGCAGTGGGGTACCGGCGTGGCGGCCTCGGTGGCCGCGGCGCATGGCGGCGACCCGCTCACGGCCGTGCTGGCCACCATCGCCGCGCTGCTGGTGCTGGGCATCGCGGCCTTCGCGTGGCTGCCCGCGCCCAAGGCACAAGCCCTCAGATCTTGAAGGCGCGCTGGATGTCGGGCCGCACCAGGTCGGCGTATTCGCGGTGCTTGCGGATGTAGCCCGCGATGAACTGGCACACCGGAATCACATGCAGGCCCCTGGCGCGCGCCTCGTCGAGCACATGCCGCGCAATGCCCGAGCCCACGCCCTTGCCCTCGTGCGCGGGCAGCACCTCGGTGTGGGTGAACATGATGGCGTCGGTCAGCAGGTTGTATTCGGCATAGGCCGCGAGCTGGCCCTCGAGCGCGGCTTCGTAGCGGTGCTGGGCTTCGTTGTTGGTGATGACTAGGTTGCTGTTGCTCATAGTTGGCGTGCGAGATAAGTGGTGAGATTGGCGGCCGCGGTGGCGCGCACCTTGTTGCGCAGCATTGGCGTCCAGCCGAGCAGCAGGCCCGGTGCGCCCAGCGCCTGGCGCGACCAGGTCCAGAAGTCAAAGCTGTCGCGGTGCGTGGCAATCAACCCGTCGGACGTGAAGCCGAAGCGCGCGTCGACGCTGTTGTCGACCAGGCGGCCGGTGGCGCTGAAGCGGTAGTGCGCGTCCCAGTGGGCCTGGCCGCTGGTGTTGTCGGCGTGCACGTCGCGCCAGCGGAGGCGCCAGACGTCGGCGCCCTTGGCCCGGGTGGCGTCGCAGAGCATGCGCCACATGCCGCCCACGTGGCGCCGCCCGCGCAGCGAGAAGGCCTCGTCGTCGAACGCCGCATCGCTGGCATAGCAGGCGGCCATGGCGGGGGCGTCGAGCCTGGAGAAAGCCTCGTAGAGGCGTTCGATGGTCTGGGCATTGGCGGTCGCGGCTGCTGATGTCATGTCATGAGGCCTTTGTTGTTGTGCCGGGGTGCGCGCCGAGCAGGACCACCAGTGTCTGCAGAGCGTAGTGCACGGTGGCCGCGCGCACCGCGGCGCGGTCGCCCTCGAAGCGGCGGCGCTCGGTGCGGACCTGCCCGTCGACCGACCAGCCGAACCACACGGTGCCGACCGGTTTTTCGGGGCTGCCGCCGGTGGGGCCGGCCACACCGGTCACGGCCACCGCCGCGCGCGCTGCCGAGCGCGCGATGGCCCCTTCGGCCATGGCGCGCGCCACGGGCTCGCTGACCGCGCCATAGGCTTCGATCAGCGCGGCATCCACGCCCAGCTGTTCGGTCTTGGCCGCGTTCGAGTAGGTGACGAAGCCGCGCTCGAACCATGCGCTGGAGCCCGCGAGCTCGGTGCATGCGCCGGCAATGAGCCCGCCGGTGCAGCTTTCGGCCGTGGCCAGCATCCAGCCCTTTTTCAGCAGCAGTTCAGCCGTGGCCACGACGAGCGCGGGCGTGTCCTGGTCGGCGGAAAAATTGGGCGGGGTCGAAGGGTCCATCAAAAGTTCACCATGCGCGCCAGAGCGCGATGACCAGCAGCGTGCAGAACGCCGCCACCAGGTCGTCGAGGATGATGCCGAAGCCGGCACGCCACCAGCGCACCTCGGCGGCGTCGCGCTGCTTGAACAGCGCATCGGCCCAGGCCACCGGCCCCGGCTTGGCGGCGTCGAAGTAGCGGAACAGGCCGAACGCGATGGCCTGCGCGAGCAGGCCGGCCGGCGTGACGAGCCACAGCACGATCCAGAACGCGATCACCTCGTCCCACACGATGCTGCCCGGGTCGGCCACGCCCATGTCGCGCGCGGTGATGCTGCAGGCCCACCAGCCGATCGGCAGCGAGGCCAGGATGATCCAGCCGATGGTCGCGGGCGCGAACCACAGCTGCATCACGGCAAAGGCGGCCCAGGCCCAGAGCGTGCCGACGGTGCCGGGCGCCAGGCGCGGCAGCCCGGAGCCGAAGCCCATGGCGATGAAGTGCGCCGGATGGGACAAAAGAAAACCGATCGTGGGGCGGCGGGGCGTGGCTTGCGGCATGGGGCCTGCGGAGGAAGTAGCGGCTTGCATCAGGCCAGAGTGTCGCGCATTCGAGGGGTTGTCCCAGTCCCGCTATTTCTCCTCTATTTATCAAAGCAATAGCTTGTTTAATTCAAGGAGCCGGCCTAGTATCCGGGCCTTGCTTTGCCACCCGTCGTCCGCCACGGACCGCGCCACATGCCCGCT
This genomic window from Variovorax paradoxus contains:
- a CDS encoding THUMP domain-containing class I SAM-dependent RNA methyltransferase, with the translated sequence MNDLSLFLPCAAGVEELLAQEVHALTGRAGQDLLTLRGGVRVRAEWRDALKLNLHSRLAQRVLVELAHAPYRNENDLYAIASGVAWEIWFTPRQTFKIETTAQHSPLQSLNFATLRIKDAIADRFRAKAGGVRPSIETQWPDCRVFAHLTTEHCTLYIDTSGEPLFKRGWRQDKGDAPLKETLAAAMLAASGWWNPETGAVAAEPLYDPCCGSGTIAIEAAQIARGIPAGSLRRFGFEKLLPFQAHVWDAIRKEAASSAVPRNVAIFGSDVSHRMVDFAERNAERAGVADAIEFRGGDALQRMPPAEGGVIMLNPPYGERIEVGGVAGTGRSGARESAQTEAGESGDGGEFFPQLATHWKKNYAGWTAWVLTPDLKLPRQMRLKESRRVPMWNGPIECRLFRFDMVAGSARK
- a CDS encoding putative toxin-antitoxin system toxin component, PIN family, with the translated sequence MPVPESGLVVIDTNIALDLLVFEDPAWVPLIALLAAGELRWLATAAMRAELERVLGYPLIARRMAQRRLQVPAVLADFDARVRMVEGVPSRAPCVCSDPDDQVFIDLAVAHRALLLSKDRAVLSMKKRLALRGVVVQAALGP
- a CDS encoding type VI secretion system amidase effector protein Tae4, producing the protein MQPSFATLWANHPVIKGDSALLDKDVYKDQCAINVGAAFIRSNMSLDGFRGVYSWQKDKPKYPIRAQELANWLDSGTSGFMSRTEKYMGKEGFEKIANRTGIVFIQNYWGEGRQGDHIDLWNGSRMTELMSYFRVQWHLSWEGAINDMRLARAIWFWQVL
- a CDS encoding FMN-binding glutamate synthase family protein, with translation MPTIIPFPTRYSAFALCVVGLAACIALVLVSPHLWLAWVGVAVFAALSGTGVHDLRQARHAILRNYPVIGHLRFLLEFIRPEMRQYFIESDSEAAPFSRAQRSLVYQRAKGEPDNRPFGTQLDVTIAGYEWINHSMQPTKLENHDFRIVIGGTPHTADANPPPSGAAGAASHHPCTQPYSASVFNISAMSFGALSANAILALNQGARLGGFAHDTGEGSISQHHRVHGGDLIWEIGSGYFGCRNEDGTFNAERFSANARDPQVKMIEIKLSQGAKPGHGGVLPAPKVTSEIAAARGVPIGIDCVSPSSHSAFATPIEMMHFVARLRELSGGKPTGFKFCLGHPWEWFAIVKAMQATGITPDFIVVDGAEGGTGAAPVEFSDHVGAPLQEGLLLVHNTLVGVNLRHRIKLGCAGKVITAFDVARMMALGADWCNAARGFMMALGCIQAQSCHTGHCPTGVTTQDPLRQQALVVPTKAERVRNFHRSTLHALQELVQAAGLDHPQQITAHHIVRRISDTEVRLLSNLVMQVQPGALLGSLDKQHNVFRTYWPLASAESFQPLTQGPHGLVSNLPLAA
- a CDS encoding UPF0149 family protein, which gives rise to MMNTNDTPQAAAPAAAPLGPDDFDALDQALDAMREHDEEIPQWEFCEGFMAALICTRRSIEPAEYWPVLLGEGFVPAQHMEFVWNWKRRWLEIEQGLDADVQSLDDERSWQPEVLDTRGAIASLPEEERAEVAGEEIPSFAQVWALGFMYAVENWPEDWAPPRDKEAAQMLDDALDNIVALTEDDKAKPTLSMFSDDGPPSVSQQRLDDFGAAIWAVYDLRQLWKSLGPKVETVRKEATPGRNDPCPCGSGKKYKKCHGA
- a CDS encoding MFS transporter, which produces MVLALCAGVALSQAFRTVGAIMASPLQADFRLSAQALGIFSGAFHFAFGAMQLFMGIGIDLHGVRRTVLVAFPVAIAGALLSALSPSYPVLVAGQALIGIGCAPAFLVCTVFIARYFPAARFATVSGLVLAIGGLGMLATGTPLAWLVQAYSWRAGFLVLAVASALAWLAIWRWVREPASAVPKANESIPEAIRQFGALLAMPHTLGIVVLGAVTYAAFISLRGLWLGPLMMERHGYSLVQSGNVAIAVSVISLFGAPLFGRFDRDGAARRRWIVVCALGYAALFALIAFTRSAWLDIGGMVLIGVLSGFIVWQYADVRVAYPATLTGRAMAVFTMAMFLGVALMQWGTGVAASVAAAHGGDPLTAVLATIAALLVLGIAAFAWLPAPKAQALRS
- a CDS encoding GNAT family N-acetyltransferase, with amino-acid sequence MSNSNLVITNNEAQHRYEAALEGQLAAYAEYNLLTDAIMFTHTEVLPAHEGKGVGSGIARHVLDEARARGLHVIPVCQFIAGYIRKHREYADLVRPDIQRAFKI
- a CDS encoding nuclear transport factor 2 family protein — translated: MTSAAATANAQTIERLYEAFSRLDAPAMAACYASDAAFDDEAFSLRGRRHVGGMWRMLCDATRAKGADVWRLRWRDVHADNTSGQAHWDAHYRFSATGRLVDNSVDARFGFTSDGLIATHRDSFDFWTWSRQALGAPGLLLGWTPMLRNKVRATAAANLTTYLARQL
- a CDS encoding CinA family protein; the encoded protein is MDPSTPPNFSADQDTPALVVATAELLLKKGWMLATAESCTGGLIAGACTELAGSSAWFERGFVTYSNAAKTEQLGVDAALIEAYGAVSEPVARAMAEGAIARSAARAAVAVTGVAGPTGGSPEKPVGTVWFGWSVDGQVRTERRRFEGDRAAVRAATVHYALQTLVVLLGAHPGTTTKAS
- a CDS encoding phosphatidylglycerophosphatase A family protein, coding for MPQATPRRPTIGFLLSHPAHFIAMGFGSGLPRLAPGTVGTLWAWAAFAVMQLWFAPATIGWIILASLPIGWWACSITARDMGVADPGSIVWDEVIAFWIVLWLVTPAGLLAQAIAFGLFRYFDAAKPGPVAWADALFKQRDAAEVRWWRAGFGIILDDLVAAFCTLLVIALWRAW